One part of the Lotus japonicus ecotype B-129 chromosome 2, LjGifu_v1.2 genome encodes these proteins:
- the LOC130738674 gene encoding uncharacterized protein LOC130738674: MADTNSVEVILDFLKKNRFTRAEAALRGELNNRSDVNGFLQKLTLEDKALCDASQHDKGKPVVENQGSGSRDTVEVSKELIVKEIECGTGRNAAESKWKSATPTEERNRSNEVVGTSDKNFAFSKSSEAGVFDLNSWKINHSNGPVEPYQNDGGSRANNTLKAPISQQAKNQMNEAPIAAASNTKSGEENNVPCEKKSLWVGSTGSKASMEPTCDLMQNKESRELDRQLKFSSSSFKENLADNVLSRTDELSSSSSDLWKDCSVKTVFPFSKGDMSSSYNGSTYSDKKEENRKTEISDVRAYIKEQVDEVGRAFYLGKLQGSSEQKAVGGLSFTVAPEKQREEFPRLPPVKIKSEDKPLTINWGEKLESDGLAAKLAGSDSSLLIGSYLDVPIGQEIKTAGMRKATGGSWLSVSQGIAEDTSDLVSGFATVGDGLSESVDYPNEYWDSDEYEDDDDVGYMRQPIEDEAWFLAHEIDYPSDNEKGTGHGSVPDPQERGPAKDEDDDQSFAEEDSYFSGEQYLQEKTHVTASNDPIGLKVTEIYGRTNGDDLMAQYDGQLMDVEELNLMHAEPVWQGFVTQTDDLIILGDEKVLNHSGRPRLEDMEDDQHGSVRSIGVGINSDAADIGSEVHGSLVGGSSEGDLEYFRDRDTAMGRSKHSHHDLDKNSMTKSFKNKKKNEKSESKKYVIGGDKGVCSQIKTHMDVNFSFPPSFNDGQMNQAGSSKSLWSNNCHADETDDYINTFVGSDDWRRKSSDSSPVKSSRDEDNANAVRSTNSSPTTVSDYGYADKEHVKLEKDEEVGIAREDDLGAASLEDEEVAAVQEQVRQIKAQEEEFETFNLKIVHRKNRTGFEEDKNFHVVLNSVLAGRYHVTEYLGSAAFSKAIQAHDLHTGMDVCVKIIKNNKDFFDQSLDEIKLLKYVNKHDPGDKYHLLRLYDYFYYREHLLIVCELLKANLYEFHKFNRESGGEVYFTMPRLQSITIQCLEALKFLHGLGLIHCDLKPENILVKSYSRCEVKVIDLGSSCFETDHLCSYVQSRSYRAPEVILGLPYDKKIDIWSLGCILAELCTGNVLFQNDSPATLLARVIGIIGPIDQSLLAKGRDTYKYFTKNHMLYERNQESNRLEYLIPKKTSLRHRLPMGDQGFIDFVNHLLEVNPKKRPSASEALKHPWLSYPYEPISS; this comes from the exons ATGGCGGACACTAATTCAGTTGAAGTGATTTTGGACTTTCTGAAGAAGAACCGGTTCACGCGAGCTGAAGCAGCTTTACGTGGTGAGCTCAATAACCGTTCTGATGTAAATGGGTTCCTTCAGAAGCTTACATTGGAAGACAAGGCGTTGTGTGATGCATCGCAGCATGACAAGGGGAAGCCTGTGGTAGAAAATCAAGGGTCGGGTTCTCGGGATACTGTTGAAGTTTCTAAAGAActgattgtgaaggaaataGAGTGTGGGACTGGTAGAAATGCTGCTGAAAGCAAATGGAAAAGTGCTACTCCCACTGAGGAAAGGAATAGATCTAATGAAGTGGTTGGGACGAGTGACAAGAACTTTGCTTTCTCAAAGAGTTCAGAGGCCGGTGTGTTTGATTTGAACTCATGGAAGATTAATCATAGCAACGGTCCTGTGGAGCCTTACCAAAATGATGGTGGAAGCAGGGCTAATAATACTTTGAAGGCTCCGATTTCTCAGCAagcaaaaaatcaaatgaatgaAGCCCCTATTGCTGCTGCCAGTAATACAAAATCAGGGGAGGAAAATAATGTGCCTTGTGAAAAAAAATCCTTGTGGGTTGGGAGTACTGGTAGTAAAGCCTCCATGGAACCAACGTGTGACCTTATGCAAAACAAAGAATCTAGGGAACTTGACCGGCAGCTTAAATTTAGTAGTTCGTCTTTTAAAGAGAACTTGGCAGATAATGTCTTGTCAAGAACTGATGAGCTTTCTAGTTCATCTTCAGACTTGTGGAAAGATTGCTCAGTCAAGACTGTTTTCCCTTTCTCAAAGGGGGATATGTCTTCTAGCTATAATGGTTCAACTTATTCTGACAAAAAAGAGGAGAATAGAAAGACAGAAATCAGTGATGTTAGGGCATATATAAAAGAGCAGGTGGATGAAGTTGGTAGAGCTTTTTACTTGGGTAAGTTGCAAGGAAGTTCTGAACAGAAGGCGGTCGGTGGCTTAAGTTTTACTGTTGCCCCCGAGAAGCAGAGGGAAGAGTTTCCCAGGCTTCCTCCTGTAAAAATTAAGTCAGAAGATAAGCCCTTGACTATTAATTGGGGGGAGAAGTTAGAATCTGATGGACTCGCTGCAAAGCTTGCTGGTTCGGATAGTTCATTACTTATTGGATCATATCTGGATGTCCCTATTGGACAGGAAATCAAAACTGCAG GTATGAGGAAGGCTACCGGGGGCAGTTGGCTGTCTGTAAGTCAAGGGATTGCAGAGGATACATCTGATCTTGTTTCAGGTTTTGCAACAGTTGGTGATGGGTTGAGTGAATCTGTTGATTATCCAAATGAATATTGGGATTCTGATGAATATGAAGATGACGATGACGTTGGGTACATGAGACAACCTATTGAGGATGAGGCCTGGTTTTTGGCACATGAAATTGATTACCCTAGTGATAATGAAAAGGGGACTGGGCATGGAAGTGTGCCAGATCCTCAGGAAAGAGGTCCAGCCaaagatgaggatgatgatcaATCTTTTGCTGAGGAGGACTCCTACTTTTCTGGAGAGCAATATCTTCAAGAAAAGacacatgtcacagcttcaaatGATCCCATTGGTCTAAAGGTTACTGAAATTTATGGAAGAACTAATGGTGATGATTTAATGGCTCAATATGATGGACAATTGATGGATGTAGAAGAACTGAATCTGATGCATGCAGAACCTGTCTGGCAGGGCTTTGTCACTCAGACAGATGATCTGATCATACTAGGAGATGAGAAAGTTCTGAATCATAGTGGAAGACCACGACTTGAGGACATGGAAGATGATCAACACGGTTCAGTTAGGTCAATTGGGGTTGGGATCAATAGCGATGCTGCTGACATTGGCAGTGAAGTGCATGGAAGTTTGGTTGGTGGTAGTAGTGAAGGGGATTTAGAATATTTCCGTGATCGCGATACTGCAATGGGGCGCTCCAAACACTCTCATCATGATTTGGATAAGAATTCTATGACCAAATCATtcaaaaataagaagaaaaacgaAAAGAGTGAGTCTAAAAAATATGTCATTGGGGGTGATAAAGGTGTATGCTCGCAAATAAAAACACACATGGATGTCAACTTCTCATTCCCCCCATCTTTTAACGATGGCCAGATGAATCAGGCTGGCTCCAGTAAATCCTTGTGGTCAAATAATTGTCATGCAGATGAAACAGATGACTATATTAATACTTTTGTGGGATCTGATGATTGGAGGCGAAAGAGTAGTGATTCTTCACCTGTTAAAAGTTCGAGGGATGAGGATAATGCTAATGCAGTAAGATCCACAAACTCCTCCCCCACTACAGTATCAGATTATGGGTATGCTGATAAAGAGCATGTCAAGCtagaaaaggatgaagaggttGGCATTGCAAGGGAAGATGATCTAGGTGCTGCATCACTAGAGGATGAAGAGGTTGCTGCTGTGCAAGAGCAGGTTAGGCAAATAAAGGCTCAGGAGGAGGAATTTGAAACCTTCAATCTAAAGATCGTGCACAGGAAAAACAG AACTGGCTTTGAGGAGGACAAGAATTTCCATGTTGTTTTAAATTCTGTATTAGCTGGGCGCTATCATGTCACTGAGTATCTGGGATCTGCTGCATTTAGCAAAGCTATACAAGCTCATGACCTGCATACAGGCATGGATGTTTGTGTTAAAATTATAAAGAACAACAAAGACTTCTTCGACCAAAGCCTTGATGAGATCAAGCTTCTCAAGTATGTCAATAAGCATGACCCTGGAGACAAGTATCACCTTCTGCGATTATATGACTATTTCTATTATAGA GAACATTTGTTAATAGTATGTGAACTACTTAAAGCCAACTTATATGAGTTTCATAAATTTAACAGAGAATCAGGGGGGGAAGTGTACTTTACAATGCCAAGATTGCAG tCAATTACCATTCAATGTTTAGAAGCACTTAAGTTTCTACACGGCCTTGGACTAATACATTGTGACTTGAAGCCGGAGAATATTTTGGTTAAAAGCTATAGCAGATGTGAGGTGAAAGTCATTGATCTTGGAAGTAGTTGTTTTGAGACAGATCACCTTTGCTCGTATGTTCAGTCCAGGTCATATCGTGCTCCTGAGGTTATTTTGGGACTTCCATATGACAAGAAGATTGATATCTGGTCCCTTGGATGCATCTTGGCAGAACTTTGTACTGGCAAT GTCCTTTTCCAAAATGATTCACCTGCCACATTACTTGCTCGGGTGATTGGGATCATTGGTCCAATTGATCAAAGTTTGCTTGCAAAAGGACGGGATACATATAAGTACTTCACAAAAAATCATATGCTTTATGAACGGAATCAG GAAAGCAACCGGTTAGAATACCTGATCCCAAAAAAGACATCATTGAGGCATAGATTGCCGATGGGTGACCAAGGCTTCATTGACTTTGTTAATCATTTGCTCGAGGTTAATCCGAAGAAGCGGCCTTCTGCATCTGAGGCCCTGAAGCACCCATGGTTATCATACCCTTATGAACCAATATCATCTTGA